A window of the Syntrophaceae bacterium genome harbors these coding sequences:
- a CDS encoding DUF1232 domain-containing protein, with product MSFRIGWLVIWRKCVLPVFEDWRNRVALLRREFQTLRLAAAEPRVPWYVKALAAAVVGYALSPVDLIPDFIPVLGWLDDLVLVPAGFWLAVKMIPPDVWEDCRRKACQETDPSGIVPEAPDTPDTSGAQAS from the coding sequence GTGTCCTTCAGAATCGGATGGCTTGTGATCTGGAGGAAATGCGTTTTGCCCGTGTTTGAAGACTGGCGCAACAGAGTAGCCTTATTGAGAAGAGAATTTCAGACCCTTCGCCTGGCCGCGGCGGAGCCCCGGGTACCCTGGTACGTCAAGGCCCTGGCGGCGGCGGTGGTTGGGTATGCGCTTAGCCCCGTGGACCTGATCCCCGACTTCATTCCTGTCCTGGGGTGGCTCGACGATCTGGTCCTGGTGCCCGCCGGGTTCTGGCTGGCCGTGAAGATGATTCCGCCGGACGTGTGGGAGGACTGCCGCCGTAAGGCCTGTCAAGAGACGGATCCTTCCGGGATCGTGCCGGAGGCCCCCGACACCCCGGACACGTCCGGAGCACAGGCGTCATGA
- a CDS encoding phosphoribosylformylglycinamidine synthase subunit PurQ, whose product MAKPVRSIVITGNGTNCEREMAHACRLAGSDVTDIVHISELLCGERKLDDYDFLNLPGGFLDGDDLGSAKAGANRILHAPVRGTKERLFDQFDRFIRAGKLILGVCNGFQLQVKLGMLPGFDGDHRTQTATLSFNDSGRFEDRWVSLKVNPESPCVFTRGLDGLYLPVRHGEGKFIPAGDGVCERLEKQGQIVVRYCTPDFREATMDYPLNPNGSVGAVAGICNETGRIFGLMPHPEAYLHRTNHPRWTREELPEEGMGLALFRNAVEFLRRESL is encoded by the coding sequence ATGGCGAAACCGGTGAGATCCATCGTCATCACGGGAAACGGCACGAACTGCGAGCGGGAAATGGCCCACGCCTGCCGGCTGGCGGGCTCGGACGTCACGGACATCGTCCATATCAGCGAGCTGCTCTGCGGAGAGAGGAAACTCGACGACTATGACTTCCTGAACCTGCCGGGAGGGTTCCTCGACGGCGACGACCTGGGTTCCGCCAAGGCCGGAGCGAACCGGATCCTCCACGCCCCGGTCCGGGGGACGAAGGAAAGACTCTTCGACCAGTTCGACCGGTTCATCCGTGCCGGCAAGCTCATCCTCGGGGTCTGCAACGGCTTCCAGCTCCAGGTGAAACTGGGCATGCTCCCGGGATTCGACGGCGATCACCGCACTCAGACGGCCACGCTCTCCTTCAACGATTCCGGGCGCTTCGAGGACCGATGGGTATCCCTGAAGGTCAACCCGGAATCTCCTTGCGTCTTCACCCGGGGCCTGGACGGCCTCTATCTTCCCGTCCGCCACGGCGAGGGGAAGTTCATCCCCGCCGGGGACGGCGTCTGTGAGAGGCTCGAGAAACAGGGGCAGATCGTCGTCCGCTACTGCACGCCGGATTTCCGGGAAGCGACGATGGACTATCCGCTCAATCCCAACGGCTCCGTCGGGGCCGTCGCCGGCATCTGCAACGAGACGGGCCGCATCTTCGGCCTGATGCCCCACCCGGAGGCCTACCTCCACCGGACGAACCATCCCCGCTGGACCCGGGAGGAACTCCCGGAGGAGGGGATGGGCCTCGCCCTGTTCCGAAACGCCGTGGAGTTTCTCCGGCGCGAGTCGCTCTGA
- a CDS encoding phosphoribosylformylglycinamidine synthase has protein sequence MPHRIEIGFKEGLRDALGEKIRRRIIEHLNLNVDTVRTVEVYTIDGDLAPEALEASASGPLSDPVIQHYAVDRGLADRFDWLIEVGFRPGVTDNVGKTAREALALLFGRKTEAFPRVYTSRQYLLSGPLDRRDTERIASSLLANDLIERYEIVDGASWNASAGMAAHVPRVAGIDDPQVEEIDLDTDDATLLRISAERVLALTLEEMKILRDYLKDPAVLEARRRVGLGPAMTDAELECLAQTWSEHCKHKIFNAEIRYIDEQGDEKTVVSLFDTFIKGSTKEIRRRMGEKDWCLSVFSDNAGVIRFNDDHSLVFKVETHNSPSALDPYGGALTGIVGVNRDPFGTGRGARLIFNTDVFCFAPPGYDKPLPARILHPRRIYEGVREGVEHGGNKSGIPTVNGSLVFDDRFLGKPLVYCGTAGIMPAELGGEPTHTKEILPGDWIVMTGGRIGKDGIHGATFSSEELHEDSPVTAVQIGDPITQKKMTDFLLIARDRGLYRCITDNGAGGLSSSVGETARLAGGCELDLKKAPLKYAGLNPWEILISESQERMTLAVDPAKIDSFLELAKKMDTEATVLGRYTDSGKFHVLYGGKTVTFLDMDFLHEGLPRMNLTARWIPPQHPDPEIPEPADYGDALKRMLSRLNICSKESVVRQYDHEVQGGSVLKPLVGAANDGPGDAAVIRPLLDSFEGIVVAHGICPRYSDIDTYDMAACAIDEGVRNAVAVGASLDHLAGLDNFCWCDPVQSEKTPDGEYKLAQLVRANQALYDCTLVYGVPCISGKDSMKNDYLIGDTKISIPPTLLFSTIGKIEDVRKAVTMDAKRPGDLVYVLGETYPELGGSEWYALHHAVGNSVPKVNAPRAQVLYEALHRAILEGRVASCHDCADGGLGVALAETAFAGGLGMDVDLGLVPARDVDRDDHLLFSETPSRFIATVSPENRQAFEATLEGCAFGCIGAVRSDGILKVKGRSGGTLLEEDIGALKAAWQAPLHF, from the coding sequence ATGCCCCACAGAATCGAGATCGGCTTCAAGGAAGGATTGCGGGACGCCCTGGGCGAAAAGATCCGGCGGCGAATCATCGAACACCTGAACCTGAACGTGGACACCGTCCGGACGGTGGAGGTCTACACCATCGACGGGGACCTGGCACCGGAAGCGCTGGAGGCGTCCGCCTCCGGTCCCCTCTCCGACCCGGTGATCCAGCATTATGCGGTCGACCGGGGCCTGGCGGACCGTTTCGACTGGCTCATCGAGGTGGGTTTCCGGCCCGGCGTCACGGACAACGTCGGCAAGACGGCCCGGGAGGCCCTGGCCCTCCTCTTCGGCAGGAAGACGGAGGCCTTCCCCCGGGTCTACACCTCCAGGCAGTATCTCCTCAGCGGCCCGCTCGACCGCCGTGACACCGAACGGATTGCATCGAGCCTCCTGGCGAACGACCTCATCGAGCGTTACGAGATCGTGGACGGGGCATCCTGGAATGCCAGCGCCGGCATGGCGGCCCATGTTCCCCGGGTCGCCGGGATCGACGATCCCCAGGTGGAGGAGATCGACCTCGACACGGACGACGCAACCCTCCTCCGGATCAGCGCCGAGCGGGTCCTCGCCCTGACCCTGGAGGAGATGAAGATCCTCCGGGACTACCTGAAGGACCCCGCCGTCCTGGAGGCCCGGCGGCGAGTGGGCCTCGGGCCGGCCATGACCGACGCGGAGCTGGAATGCCTCGCCCAGACCTGGTCGGAGCACTGCAAACACAAGATCTTCAACGCCGAAATCCGCTACATCGACGAGCAGGGGGATGAGAAGACGGTCGTTTCCCTCTTCGACACCTTCATCAAGGGCTCCACGAAGGAAATCCGGAGACGCATGGGGGAGAAAGACTGGTGCCTCTCGGTCTTCTCCGACAACGCCGGCGTGATCCGCTTCAACGACGACCACAGCCTCGTCTTCAAGGTGGAGACCCACAACTCCCCCTCCGCGCTGGATCCCTATGGCGGCGCCCTGACAGGCATCGTCGGCGTCAACCGGGACCCCTTCGGCACCGGCCGGGGCGCCCGGCTGATCTTCAACACCGACGTCTTCTGCTTCGCCCCTCCCGGCTACGACAAGCCCCTGCCGGCACGGATCCTCCATCCGCGGCGGATCTACGAGGGCGTCCGGGAAGGCGTGGAGCACGGCGGCAACAAGAGCGGCATCCCGACGGTGAACGGATCCCTCGTCTTCGACGACCGGTTCCTCGGGAAGCCCCTGGTCTACTGCGGAACGGCGGGGATCATGCCGGCCGAGCTCGGCGGCGAGCCCACCCACACGAAAGAGATCCTCCCCGGCGACTGGATCGTCATGACCGGCGGCCGCATCGGCAAGGACGGCATCCACGGCGCCACCTTCTCCTCCGAGGAGCTGCACGAGGACTCGCCTGTCACGGCGGTGCAGATCGGCGATCCCATCACCCAGAAAAAAATGACCGATTTCCTGCTCATTGCCCGGGACCGGGGGTTGTACCGCTGCATCACCGACAATGGCGCCGGCGGCCTTTCCTCCTCCGTCGGCGAGACGGCGCGCCTGGCCGGCGGATGCGAGCTGGACCTGAAGAAGGCTCCCCTGAAATACGCCGGTCTCAATCCTTGGGAAATCCTCATTTCCGAGTCCCAGGAACGGATGACTCTGGCAGTGGATCCCGCAAAGATCGACTCATTCCTGGAACTGGCGAAAAAAATGGACACGGAGGCCACCGTCCTGGGCCGCTACACCGACTCGGGGAAATTCCACGTTCTCTACGGCGGGAAGACCGTGACCTTCCTGGACATGGATTTCCTCCACGAAGGGCTTCCCAGGATGAACCTCACGGCCCGCTGGATCCCGCCGCAGCACCCGGATCCGGAGATCCCGGAACCGGCCGACTACGGAGACGCCCTGAAGCGGATGCTCTCGCGCCTCAACATCTGCAGCAAGGAATCGGTGGTCCGCCAATACGATCACGAGGTCCAGGGGGGGAGCGTCCTGAAGCCCCTCGTGGGCGCTGCCAATGACGGCCCCGGCGACGCCGCCGTAATCCGGCCTCTCCTCGACTCCTTCGAGGGCATCGTCGTGGCCCACGGCATCTGCCCCCGCTACAGCGACATCGACACGTACGACATGGCGGCCTGCGCCATCGACGAAGGCGTCCGCAACGCCGTCGCCGTCGGCGCTTCCCTGGATCACCTGGCGGGGCTCGACAACTTCTGCTGGTGCGACCCGGTCCAGTCGGAGAAGACGCCCGACGGGGAATACAAGCTGGCCCAGCTCGTCCGGGCCAACCAGGCGCTCTACGACTGCACGCTCGTCTACGGCGTTCCCTGCATCTCCGGCAAGGACAGCATGAAGAACGACTACCTCATCGGAGACACGAAAATATCCATTCCGCCGACACTCCTGTTCTCCACCATCGGGAAGATCGAGGACGTGCGGAAGGCCGTCACGATGGACGCGAAGCGGCCCGGCGACCTCGTGTACGTCCTCGGGGAGACGTATCCCGAACTGGGTGGCTCCGAGTGGTACGCCCTTCACCATGCCGTCGGGAACAGCGTCCCAAAAGTGAACGCCCCCCGGGCCCAGGTCCTCTATGAAGCCCTGCACCGGGCAATCCTGGAAGGCCGCGTGGCCTCCTGCCACGACTGCGCCGACGGCGGCCTCGGGGTGGCCCTGGCGGAGACGGCCTTCGCCGGCGGGCTCGGGATGGACGTGGACTTGGGACTCGTCCCCGCCCGGGACGTCGACCGGGACGATCACCTCCTGTTTTCGGAGACACCGAGCCGTTTCATCGCCACCGTCTCCCCGGAGAACCGACAGGCCTTTGAAGCGACCCTGGAAGGATGCGCCTTCGGCTGCATCGGCGCCGTCCGGAGCGACGGCATCCTGAAGGTGAAGGGACGGTCGGGAGGAACGCTCCTGGAGGAGGACATCGGCGCATTGAAGGCTGCCTGGCAGGCGCCGCTCCATTTCTGA